From the Ruania alkalisoli genome, one window contains:
- a CDS encoding endonuclease produces MPLTSTTFVAQTHNLWGDHAAEQRRAPLDALYRHRQPDLLATQEQRSWSRDLIDAAMPEHSRVIDEFPGWATQSCLWWRRELFEYVEHGADDVGILAPDARLFWVRLATADGPVLFSVAHLTWPGHPQEQETGTNQRTPQAAAIAGRLAELADGAACLFAVDINDIGPPNWELGNSGFLDSFTALGRHAPVTHPVVPSGFEESVGTRLSPLASPRKAIDWIFLRGPVRARAAEVVEFFHRGVAPSDHYPVAATLTLTRD; encoded by the coding sequence ATGCCCCTGACCTCCACCACCTTCGTCGCCCAGACCCACAACCTCTGGGGTGATCATGCCGCCGAGCAGCGTCGAGCGCCGCTGGACGCGCTGTATCGCCACCGGCAACCCGATCTGTTGGCGACCCAGGAACAGCGGTCGTGGTCGCGGGACCTGATCGACGCGGCCATGCCCGAGCATTCCCGCGTCATCGACGAGTTTCCGGGATGGGCGACGCAGAGCTGTCTCTGGTGGCGTCGTGAGCTGTTCGAGTATGTCGAGCACGGCGCGGACGACGTCGGAATCCTCGCGCCGGACGCCCGGCTGTTCTGGGTGCGCCTGGCCACCGCCGACGGACCGGTGCTGTTCAGCGTGGCCCACCTGACGTGGCCGGGCCACCCTCAGGAACAGGAGACAGGCACCAACCAGCGAACTCCGCAAGCGGCCGCCATCGCGGGCCGGCTCGCCGAGCTCGCCGATGGGGCCGCGTGTCTGTTCGCCGTCGACATCAACGACATCGGCCCACCGAACTGGGAGCTCGGCAACAGCGGCTTCCTCGACTCGTTCACCGCGTTGGGCCGGCACGCACCGGTCACGCATCCCGTTGTTCCCAGCGGCTTCGAGGAGTCGGTCGGCACACGTCTGTCCCCTCTCGCCTCGCCGAGGAAGGCGATCGACTGGATCTTTCTGCGCGGCCCTGTCCGTGCACGTGCCGCCGAGGTGGTCGAGTTCTTCCACCGAGGCGTCGCTCCCAGCGACCACTACCCGGTGGCCGCCACGCTCACCCTCACCCGGGACTGA
- a CDS encoding histidine phosphatase family protein — protein MTTIHLVRHGEAVWNAEGKYQGQADSGLTELGHEQAHSAAAWLRDSFPRIDGVACSDLPRVRDTAAPFLTAIGHSPQVDSRLREIDVGSWAGRTFEEVATAEPASVAAAARGEDVRRGGGETFAELRRRVVAALDELVASHQPGATLVVFTHGGPIRVATAAALGVPIPGHHPIGSPDNCSVTTLAWNPRRLLAFNQQTIGTR, from the coding sequence ATGACGACGATCCACCTGGTCCGACACGGCGAGGCCGTGTGGAACGCCGAGGGCAAGTACCAGGGGCAAGCCGATTCCGGGCTCACCGAACTGGGCCACGAGCAAGCACACAGTGCCGCCGCATGGCTGCGTGACTCGTTCCCCCGCATCGACGGGGTCGCGTGTAGCGACCTGCCCCGGGTGCGGGACACGGCCGCCCCGTTCCTGACAGCGATTGGCCACTCCCCCCAGGTCGACTCGCGGCTGCGGGAGATCGACGTCGGATCCTGGGCGGGCCGGACCTTCGAGGAGGTCGCGACTGCAGAGCCCGCGTCCGTCGCGGCCGCGGCGCGCGGCGAGGACGTGCGCCGTGGTGGAGGAGAGACCTTCGCCGAACTGCGCCGGCGGGTGGTCGCCGCATTGGACGAGCTTGTCGCCTCGCACCAGCCGGGAGCCACCCTCGTGGTGTTCACCCACGGCGGTCCGATCCGTGTCGCCACCGCCGCTGCCCTGGGGGTGCCCATACCGGGTCACCACCCGATCGGTTCCCCGGACAACTGCTCGGTCACCACCCTCGCCTGGAACCCCAGGCGACTCCTCGCCTTCAACCAGCAGACCATCGGCACCCGCTAG